The following proteins are co-located in the Methanobacterium aggregans genome:
- a CDS encoding LysE family transporter, which yields MVHLIEVILFAATSFVVGLSGAIVPGPMLTVTISDSMKKGFKAGPMVVSGHIIAEIILIVLIFAGLGWLIGSSTASFIIGTLGGIMLILMGYNITRSSQPVSEVSDYGEVKRYGPVIKGFMTSVSNPYFFIWWATVGCAFMFKGLELAGAVGVLGFIIGHWASDLGWFSTVSFLTSRGSGIMNEKHYKIIMTICGAFLIVLGVYFILSAQKII from the coding sequence GTGGTTCATTTGATTGAAGTGATTCTATTTGCAGCAACATCCTTTGTAGTTGGATTATCTGGAGCCATTGTACCTGGACCCATGCTAACGGTTACAATATCAGATTCCATGAAAAAAGGATTTAAAGCCGGGCCAATGGTGGTTTCAGGCCACATAATAGCTGAAATAATTTTGATAGTCCTTATATTTGCAGGGCTCGGATGGTTGATAGGATCCTCTACTGCATCGTTCATAATAGGAACCCTTGGTGGGATCATGCTTATTCTAATGGGTTACAACATCACAAGGTCCTCACAGCCAGTATCAGAGGTTTCAGACTATGGAGAAGTGAAAAGGTACGGGCCTGTGATCAAGGGTTTTATGACCAGTGTTTCAAACCCCTACTTCTTCATATGGTGGGCAACAGTGGGCTGTGCATTCATGTTCAAGGGCCTGGAACTTGCAGGTGCAGTTGGAGTCTTAGGATTCATAATTGGCCACTGGGCTTCAGATCTTGGATGGTTCAGCACAGTGTCCTTTCTAACAAGCAGGGGATCAGGGATAATGAATGAAAAACACTACAAAATAATAATGACAATTTGTGGAGCTTTTCTAATAGTTTTAGGAGTTTATTTCATTCTGAGTGCCCAGAAAATCATTTAA
- a CDS encoding DUF362 domain-containing protein: protein MESKVYFTDFRSRTPEDNKVNKIRRLFEAAGFGEMLQKDDLTGVKLHFGEEGNDSYINPVFVRQIVDKIAETGAKPFLTDTNTLYYGSRHDSVGHIKTAVLHGFDFAVAGAPLIIADGLRGDNWRHVEVGLKHFQRVKIAGDIEGSDSMMVMSHFKGHGMSGFGGAIKNLAMGCAAAPGKVEQHECAKPMINELCTGCGTCIELCPVDAMVLEDQRAVIDYDGCIGCNNCVDNCPESAIDLPWDKMETFMERMVEYALGSVKNKEGKVGYMNFLMNVTPDCDCLPWSDRPIVPDIGILASWDPVALDAASYDLINQETGFENSHLHKNYQHGGDKFQGVWDEVDGRVQIRYGEEVGLGTADYELVKLP from the coding sequence ATGGAAAGCAAGGTTTACTTCACAGATTTCAGGTCAAGGACTCCGGAAGACAACAAGGTGAATAAGATCAGAAGACTCTTCGAAGCTGCAGGATTTGGAGAAATGCTCCAAAAGGATGATCTAACAGGGGTTAAACTGCACTTCGGTGAGGAGGGTAACGATTCATACATCAACCCGGTTTTTGTAAGGCAGATCGTTGATAAAATAGCTGAAACTGGTGCCAAACCATTCTTAACCGACACCAACACCCTTTACTATGGAAGCAGACATGACTCTGTTGGGCACATAAAAACAGCGGTACTTCATGGATTCGACTTCGCTGTTGCAGGAGCACCCCTGATAATTGCAGATGGATTAAGGGGAGATAACTGGAGGCACGTGGAAGTGGGACTTAAACACTTTCAGAGGGTTAAAATTGCTGGAGACATTGAAGGCTCAGACAGTATGATGGTAATGTCCCACTTCAAGGGTCATGGAATGAGCGGATTCGGAGGTGCCATTAAAAATCTTGCTATGGGATGTGCTGCAGCCCCTGGAAAAGTAGAACAGCATGAATGTGCCAAACCCATGATCAATGAGCTGTGCACTGGCTGTGGAACATGCATCGAGCTTTGTCCAGTTGATGCAATGGTTCTTGAAGATCAGAGGGCTGTTATAGACTACGATGGATGCATAGGATGCAACAACTGTGTTGACAACTGTCCTGAATCTGCGATAGACCTCCCATGGGATAAAATGGAAACCTTCATGGAGAGGATGGTGGAATATGCATTGGGATCCGTTAAAAACAAGGAGGGTAAGGTTGGCTACATGAACTTCCTCATGAACGTAACACCAGACTGTGACTGTCTTCCTTGGAGCGACAGACCAATAGTACCTGATATAGGAATACTGGCCTCATGGGATCCTGTTGCACTTGATGCTGCAAGTTACGACCTTATAAATCAAGAGACTGGCTTTGAAAACTCCCATCTGCACAAGAATTATCAGCACGGTGGGGACAAGTTCCAGGGAGTTTGGGATGAAGTGGATGGAAGGGTGCAGATCAGGTACGGTGAAGAGGTAGGACTTGGAACTGCAGATTATGAACTGGTAAAACTGCCTTAA
- a CDS encoding HAD family hydrolase, with protein sequence MSLQICTTTLMYETTNINPVDTMKAVVFDNSGTLIKRYKAIKNLKTGVICHDVSSIDVVDYDHERVLVVLQTDPLKCIVKARPDQTIYSFLKKNDVKFDVSYSSMDVANDDLLEAIKNDKGRVKDIVDTLDAVVERKYNVQICSGSGFIVNLERGKVEFTITAGGKLFSEVPEVVQELKNRGTDIFVASGDRTGSLEELARFIDIPKENVFGTASSRRKKEIVKELKEKYKVMMVGNSANDILALEEADVGVLTVQQGEETPQKVFDAADVVVENIRDILEINF encoded by the coding sequence ATGAGTCTCCAGATCTGTACCACAACTTTAATGTATGAAACCACCAACATTAATCCAGTTGATACTATGAAAGCCGTTGTCTTCGATAACTCAGGAACACTTATTAAAAGGTACAAAGCCATCAAGAACCTTAAAACTGGCGTTATATGCCACGATGTGAGTTCAATTGATGTTGTGGACTACGATCATGAGAGGGTCCTGGTTGTGCTCCAGACCGATCCCCTGAAATGTATAGTTAAGGCCCGACCGGACCAGACCATTTACAGTTTCCTTAAAAAGAATGATGTTAAGTTCGATGTGAGTTACTCGTCCATGGACGTTGCAAATGATGACCTTCTTGAGGCCATAAAAAATGATAAAGGGCGCGTGAAGGACATAGTGGACACCTTGGATGCTGTTGTTGAAAGGAAGTACAACGTTCAGATATGCAGTGGATCAGGATTTATAGTGAACCTTGAAAGGGGGAAAGTTGAGTTTACAATAACTGCTGGTGGAAAACTCTTCAGCGAAGTTCCTGAGGTTGTTCAGGAGCTGAAAAACAGAGGTACAGATATCTTCGTTGCATCGGGAGACAGAACAGGATCCCTTGAGGAACTTGCAAGGTTCATTGACATTCCAAAGGAAAATGTATTCGGTACAGCCAGCTCAAGAAGGAAGAAGGAGATTGTGAAGGAACTAAAAGAGAAGTACAAGGTTATGATGGTTGGAAACAGTGCTAACGACATTCTTGCACTTGAAGAAGCAGATGTTGGAGTGCTGACTGTGCAGCAGGGTGAAGAAACACCCCAGAAGGTTTTTGATGCTGCAGACGTGGTTGTGGAGAACATCAGAGACATACTGGAAATTAATTTCTGA